From Erigeron canadensis isolate Cc75 chromosome 8, C_canadensis_v1, whole genome shotgun sequence, one genomic window encodes:
- the LOC122580039 gene encoding uncharacterized protein LOC122580039, with amino-acid sequence MFSVLTYYSYSNILAEAESWMRTWGLSVEDLKSGTTFYSFLENGKTMDGKDITKAEGLRMINQINRDSKKKVDELFKDRKEGQSRLDEIHRSYLRLEEQEKKEKEEDLKRVNRKLKLPGLR; translated from the exons ATGTTCTCCGTCCTTACGTACTATTCATATAGTAATATCTTAGCAGAGGCCGAGTCTTGGATGAGAACATGGGGGCTTTCAGTGGAAGATTTGAAATCGGGAACAaccttttattcttttcttgAAAACGGAAAAACCATGGACGGTAAGGATATCACCAAGGCGGAGGGTCTGCGTATGATTAACCAGATTAATCGTGATAGTAAGAAGAAAGTGGACGAGCTGTTTAAGGATAGGAAGGAGGGTCAGAGCAGGCTTGACGAGATTCATCGTTCGTATCTGAGGCTGGAGGAGCAGGAGAAGAAGGAAAAGGAGGAGGATCTTAAGCGTGTCAACCGTAAGCTGAAGCTACCTG GCTTAAGATAA
- the LOC122580250 gene encoding ras-related protein RABC1-like — protein sequence MNQSSNSGGSEFDYLFKLLLIGDSGVGKSSLLISLISQNAIEDLSPTIGVDFKVKYVTVNGKKLKLAIWDTAGQERFRTLTSSYYRGAQGIVMVYDVTRRETFTNLSDIWAKEIDMHSTNSDCIKMLVGNKVDKESERLVTKTEGIELAKEHGCLFIECSAKTRVNVEQCFEELVLKILDTPSLTAEGSTAIKRNIFKQTPASDTSRSACC from the exons ATGAATCAGTCGTCTAATTCGGGTGGTTCGGAATTTGATTACTTGTTTAAGTTGTTATTGATTGGAGACTCGGGAGTTGGTAAAAGTTCTCTTCTTATAAGTTTAATTTCTCAAAACGCCATTGAAGATCTTTCACCCACCATTG GGGTGGATTTTAAAGTGAAGTATGTCACAGTAAATGGAAAGAAGTTAAAACTTGCTATATGGGATACTG cTGGGCAGGAAAGATTCCGAACTCTAACGAGTTCATATTACAGAGGTGCTCAAGGAATTGTAATGG TTTATGATGTAACACGGAGAGAAACCTTCACAAATTTATCTGATATATGGGCAAAAGAAATTGACATGCACTCAACAAATTCAGATTGCATCAAGATGCTTGTTGGCAATAAAGTTGATAAG GAAAGCGAAAGGCTTGTTACAAAAACAGAGGGAATTGAGCTGGCCAAGGAACATGGATGCCTATTTATTGAATGTAGTGCAAAAACTCGGGTCAACGTGGAGCAGTGTTTTGAGGAACTTGTTCTGAAg ATTTTGGATACACCGAGTCTCACTGCTGAGGGATCAACTGCTATTAAAAGAAACATATTCAAACAAACTCCAGCTTCAGACACATCAAGAAGTGCCTGTTGCTAA
- the LOC122578327 gene encoding proteasome subunit beta type-4-like, giving the protein MVFSEAENNSLLGSEGDSQRTQYPYVTGTSVIGIKYKDGILMAADMGGSYGSTIRYKSVERLKQVGKHSLLGASGEISDFQEILRYLDELILTDNMWDDGNSLGPKELHNYLTRIMYNRRNKFDPLWNSLVLGGVKNGKKYLGSVSMIGVHYEDDHVATGFGNHLARPILREEWREDLTFEEGVKLLEKCMRNLLYRDRSAVNKLQIANITEEGLTISQPYSLKTFWNYAAFQNPTVGAEGSW; this is encoded by the exons ATGGTTTTCTCTGAAGCTGAAAATAATTCACTATTGGGCTCTGAAGGAGATTCTCAAAGGACTCA GTATCCCTATGTTACGGGTACATCTGTGATTGGGATCAAATACAAAGATGGCATTCTCATGGCTGCCGACATGGGAG GGTCCTATGGATCCACTATACGCTATAAGAGTGTGGAGCGTTTGAAGCAAGTGGGAAAGCACTCTCTGCTTGGTGCAAGCGGTGAAATCAGTGATTTCCAAGAGATTCTACGTTACCTTGATGAACTTAT TCTGACTGACAATATGTGGGATGATGGGAACTCACTTGGTCCTAAAGAGCTGCACAATTACCTAACCCGGATCATGTACAATCGTCGCAACAAGTTTGACCCTTTATGGAATTCATTAGTTCTTGGCGGAGTAAAAAATGGGAAGAAGTATCTAGGATCT GTTAGCATGATTGGCGTACACTACGAGGACGATCATGTTGCTACTGGGTTTGGTAACCACCTTGCCCGCCCAATTCTTCGTGAAGAATGGAGGGAGGATTTAACTTTTGAGGAGGGTGTCAAATTATTGGAGAAATGCATGCGCAACCTTTTGTATCGTGATAGGTCTGCTGTCAACAAGCTTCAG ATAGCAAATATCACAGAGGAAGGGTTGACTATTTCCCAGCCTTACTCTTTGAAGACTTTCTGGAATTATGCTGCTTTTCAGAACCCAACAGTTGGTGCCGAGGGTTCATGGTAG
- the LOC122578798 gene encoding COX assembly mitochondrial protein 2 homolog → MHPPLTLHRHPMCAEIIELFQKCHIEHPYGKFFGECTDLKIKLDKCFRQEKAVKRKANFEESKKLKERLQAVRKGTAETENVM, encoded by the exons ATGCATCCTCCTTTGACGTTACATAGACACCCAATGTGTGCTGAA ataATCGAACTATTTCAGAAGTGTCATATAGAACATCCTTATGGAAAATTCTTTGGCGAGTGTACAGATCTCAAGATAAAGCTTGATAAATGTTTCCGGCAGGAA AAAGCTGTAAAGAGGAAGGCAAATTTTGAAGAGAGCAAGAAACTGAAAGAGAGGCTTCAAGCTGTTAGGAAAGGAACTGCTGAAACCGAGAACGTCATGTAA